From a single Miscanthus floridulus cultivar M001 chromosome 8, ASM1932011v1, whole genome shotgun sequence genomic region:
- the LOC136472469 gene encoding ACT domain-containing protein ACR8-like has translation MEWLDEYEKLVIRMNTPRVVFDNAVCPTATLVQVDSARKRGLLLEAVQVLADLDLSVNKAYISSDGRWFMDVFHVTDRLGRKITDDSVIYIQQSLGTWNEPARPAPLEGLTALELTGADRTGLLSEVFAVLADMQCSVVDARAWTHRGRLACVAFLRGEELAAGADTDRVTRILARLGHLLRGDGEAPGAVAAVPAAGVAHADRRLHQLMAADLDRTTSFPELSPAVSVQSWAERGYSVVTVLCRDRPKLLFDVVCTLHDMDYVVFHGTVDTAGDRARQEFYIRRADGSPIRSEAERERLSQCLQAAIERRSLEGVRLELCTPDRPGLLSEVTRTFRENGLLVAQAEVSTKGDLASNVFYVTDAAGKAADQSAIDAVRERVGADCLVVREEPRPPQVFSKDGPGHRDHGVGGGLGLVYLGNLVKRNLYNLGLIKSCS, from the exons ATGGAGTGGCTGGATGAGTACGAGAAGCTGGTGATCCGGATGAACACGCCCCGGGTCGTCTTCGACAATGCCGTCTGCCCCACGGCCACGCTGGTGCAG GTGGACAGCGCCAGGAAGAGAGGGTTGCTGCTGGAGGCCGTGCAGGTGCTCGCCGACCTCGACCTCTCCGTCAACAAGGCCTACATCTCCTCCGACGGCCGCTGGTTCATGGACGTCTTTCACGTCACCGACCGCCTCGGCCGGAAGATCACCGACGACAGCGTCATCTACATCCAGCAG TCTCTGGGGACGTGGAACGAGCCGGCGCGGCCGGCACCGCTCGAGGGGCTGACGGCGCTGGAGCTCACGGGGGCCGACCGCACGGGGCTCCTCTCCGAGGTGTTCGCCGTGTTGGCCGACATGCAGTGCAGCGTGGTGGACGCCCGCGCGTGGACGCACCGCGGCCGCCTCGCGTGCGTCGCCTTCCTCCGCGGGGAGGAGCTGGCCGCGGGCGCGGACACCGACCGGGTGACGCGCATCCTCGCCCGCCTCGGCCACCTCCTCCGCGGCGACGGGGAGGCCCCGGGCGCCGTGGCTGCCGTGCCCGCCGCGGGCGTCGCGCACGCCGACCGCCGGCTCCACCAGCTGATGGCCGCGGACCTCGACCGCACGACCTCGTTCCCGGAATTGTCCCCGGCCGTGTCCGTGCAGAGCTGGGCCGAGCGCGGGTACTCCGTCGTCACCGTGCTGTGCCGTGACCGGCCCAAGCTGCTGTTCGACGTGGTGTGCACGCTCCACGACATGGACTACGTCGTGTTCCACGGCACCGTCGACACCGCGGGCGACCGGGCGCGCCAGGAGTTCTACATCCGCCGCGCTGACGGGAGCCCCATCCGGTCCGAGGCCGAGAGGGAGAGGCTCAGCCAATGCCTCCAAGCCGCCATAGAACGGAGATCGCTAGAG GGTGTGAGACTGGAGCTGTGCACGCCGGACCGGCCGGGGCTGCTGTCCGAGGTGACACGGACCTTCCGCGAGAACGGGCTGCTCGTCGCGCAGGCGGAGGTGTCGACGAAGGGTGACCTGGCCTCGAACGTGTTCTACGTGACCGACGCGGCTGGCAAGGCGGCGGATCAGAGCGCTATTGACGCCGTCAGGGAGAGGGTTGGCGCGGACTGCCTCGTCGTGAGGGAGGAGCCGCGGCCGCCGCAGGTGTTCTCAAAGGACGGGCCGGGCCACCGCGACCACGGCGTTGGCGGCGGCCTTGGGCTGGTCTACCTCGGCAACCTCGTGAAGCGGAACCTGTACAATCTCGGACTCATCAAGTCCTGCTCGTGA